TCTCGTCGATCTGCTCTCGGCCGGGCCCGCGCGGATCCTCTGCCTGCGCGGCAAGGGAACGCTTGCCGTCGGCGCCGACGCCGACGTCACGGTCATCGACCCCGAGGCCGAATGGGAATTCGGACCCGGAGACGTGCTCTCGAGGTCGAAGAACAGCCCCTTCCTCGGATGGAAGATGCGCGGCCGCGCGGCGGCGACGATCTGCGGCGGGCGGGTCCGCCACTCGACGATCGCGGGAGTCACGCCGGATGCCTGACCGTAAAGTCCTTCTTGTCCTCGCGGACGGCACGGCCTTCGAGGGGACCTCCTTCGGCTACGAGGGGGAGTGCTCCGGCGAGGTCGTCTTCAACACCGCCATGACCGGGTACCAGGAAGTGCTGACCGACCCTTCCTACAAGGGACAGATCGTCACGATGACGTACCCGGAGATCGGCAATACGGGGATCAACCCGGAGGACGTGGAATCGAATCGCCCCTGGGTCGAGGGGTTCATCGTTCGCGAGGCCTGGGGCCCGCCGTCGAACTGGCGGCACGTGGAGTCCCTCGACGCCTACCTTCGGAGGTATCACGTCTGCGGAATCGCGGGAATCGACACCCGCGCCCTCACACGGCGTCTTCGGGACGGAGGGTCCCAGATGGCGGTCCTGTCGGCGACCGACCTCGACGCGGGTCGCCTCGCGCGAAAAGCGCGGGAGCTCCCTTCCCTCGTGGGGCGCGACCTGGTGAAGGAGGTCACCTCCGACCATGCGGTCCATTGGAGCACGGGGGACTGGGACCTCGAGAAGGGGTACCTTCCCGCCGCCGCGTTCCGGGGCAGGTTCGGACGCGTCCCGCGGATCGTCGCGATCGACTTCGGGATCAAGCAGAACATCCTCCGGATGATGGTCTCCCACGGGTTCGACGTGACCGTCGTGCCGGCCGGCGCCACCGCGGCGGAGGTCCTCGCGCTCTCTCCGGACGGCGTCTTCCTGTCGAACGGGCCGGGGGACCCCGAAGGCGTCCCGTACGCCGTCGCGACGGTCCGTGCGCTCCTCGGAAACGTCCCGATGTTCGGGATCTGCCTCGGGCACCAGATCATGGGGCTCGCGCTGGGGGGAAAGACGTTCAAGCTGAAGTTCGGCCACCACGGGTGCAACCAGGCGGTGAAGGACCTCGCGACCGGCAAGGTCGAGATCACCAGCCAGAACCATAATTTTTCCGTCGATCCCGGCTCCCTCGGCGCCGTCGCCCGGATCACCCACGTGAACCTGAACGACGGAACCGTGGAGGGGCTCTCCGTCCCCTCGATGCGCTGCTTCTCCGTGCAATACCACCCGGAGGCGTCCCCCGGCCCGCACGACTCCCGCTACCTCTTCACCCGTTTCCACCGGTACCTGTGCGGCGAGGAGGAGCTGTGATCACGCGCAAAACGAATGGGGGTCCGTCCTGCGTCGCCCGCGACACCGGCCACAGAGGGATCGTAGCGGCTGAGCGTACGGCAGGAAAAACTCTCTTTAAGGTGCAGGCGCTTTCAGGGGACATTCTTGGTGCAAACACGGGAGGAAGGGAAAGAGTGTCCCCTGCCCATCCCGGGAACGAACTGCTTTCGTCATGTCGTTTATGTCCACGCTCGTGCGGCGTGAACCGGCTAGAAGGGGAGCGGGGCTTCTGCGGCGCGGGCAGGCTCGCGCGCGTCGCCGCCGTTTCCGTGCATCCCGGCGAGGAACCGCCGATTTCGGGGGCGCGCGGCTCGGGGACGATCTTTTTCAGCCACTGCAACATGAAGTGCCTCTTCTGCCAGAACTACCCGATCAGCCAGTACGGGAACGGGCGGGAGATGGACACGGAAACGCTGGCCGGGGAGATGCTTCGACTCCGGGAACGGGGGGTCCACAACGTCAACTTCGTCACCCCCACCCCGCACGTGCCGCAGATGCTGGAGGCGGTTCTCCTGGCTCGCGGAAGGGGGTTCGACCTTCCTGTGGTCTACAACACGAACGGGTACGACGCGCTCGAAACGCTCGCGCTCCTCGACGGCGTCGTCGACATCTACCTGCCGGACGCCAAATATCTTTCCAGGGAACTTGCCGATACGGCTTCCGCTACCCCCGACTACGCGCGGCACAACGAAGCCGCCATCGCGGAGATGGTGCGCCAGGTCGGGTTCCTCTCCGTGGGGGACGACGGGATCGCCGTGCGGGGGGTCCTCGTCCGCCATCTCGTCCTTCCGGGAAGGGTGGGGGAGACGGAGGCGGTGCTGGCGCGTCTGTCGGAAAGGCACGGGCCGGAGCTTCCCCTGTCCCTGATGGGGCAATATTTCCCGGCGTGGCGGGCTGCCGCCGCCGACGGCTTCGGCAGGAAGGTGACGCGAAAGGAGTACGACCGGGCGATCGCGGCCGCTTCGCTGCTCGGATTCCGGAACGTTTTCATACAGGAGCGATCGTGCCCAAGCGCAGCGACCTGAAAAAAATCATGCTCATCGGCTCCGGTCCGATCATCATCGGGCAGGCGTGCGAGTTCGACTACTCGGGGACCCAGGCGTGCAAGGCCCTCCGCGAGGAGGGGTACGAGGTCGTCCTGGTCAACAGCAACCCGGCGACGATCATGACCGACACCGACTTCGCCGACCG
The DNA window shown above is from Deltaproteobacteria bacterium and carries:
- a CDS encoding amidohydrolase family protein, whose protein sequence is NAKMNPPLRGEDDRMAILEGIQDGTIDAIACDHAPHEAYVKKCEFAAAANGIIGLQTSLPLSLSLLAGGKVAPARLVDLLSAGPARILCLRGKGTLAVGADADVTVIDPEAEWEFGPGDVLSRSKNSPFLGWKMRGRAAATICGGRVRHSTIAGVTPDA
- the carA gene encoding glutamine-hydrolyzing carbamoyl-phosphate synthase small subunit, coding for MPDRKVLLVLADGTAFEGTSFGYEGECSGEVVFNTAMTGYQEVLTDPSYKGQIVTMTYPEIGNTGINPEDVESNRPWVEGFIVREAWGPPSNWRHVESLDAYLRRYHVCGIAGIDTRALTRRLRDGGSQMAVLSATDLDAGRLARKARELPSLVGRDLVKEVTSDHAVHWSTGDWDLEKGYLPAAAFRGRFGRVPRIVAIDFGIKQNILRMMVSHGFDVTVVPAGATAAEVLALSPDGVFLSNGPGDPEGVPYAVATVRALLGNVPMFGICLGHQIMGLALGGKTFKLKFGHHGCNQAVKDLATGKVEITSQNHNFSVDPGSLGAVARITHVNLNDGTVEGLSVPSMRCFSVQYHPEASPGPHDSRYLFTRFHRYLCGEEEL
- a CDS encoding radical SAM protein; the protein is MNRLEGERGFCGAGRLARVAAVSVHPGEEPPISGARGSGTIFFSHCNMKCLFCQNYPISQYGNGREMDTETLAGEMLRLRERGVHNVNFVTPTPHVPQMLEAVLLARGRGFDLPVVYNTNGYDALETLALLDGVVDIYLPDAKYLSRELADTASATPDYARHNEAAIAEMVRQVGFLSVGDDGIAVRGVLVRHLVLPGRVGETEAVLARLSERHGPELPLSLMGQYFPAWRAAAADGFGRKVTRKEYDRAIAAASLLGFRNVFIQERSCPSAAT